The Silene latifolia isolate original U9 population chromosome 4, ASM4854445v1, whole genome shotgun sequence region tactataattaatttgtataactttctttaattacattgaagtcccttggtttctggatttaatatatcgTACTAGGTTTGGTGTCCGACtttgcccgggctacctctatttaccgttaaattttattttcaatatttgtaatatatttttctacggcatatcttgtaattatgatgaaatgtaaaatttattattttcaaattatgagccacgttcactaccccgctattaatattatcactttcacgacattctttcttaatatcattacgttcactactcccgtggttactaatttttcttttactaattcctctatttttttttgttaaattcattattccctgttactttcactacattcgtagttattttcactactcccactattattattatacgttaattttattaatctcgttgctgctactattacttttactacctttaatttaatgtataattctatataatactaattaattccatagGTGGGGCAtattaattttaaggaaaatcgaTATAAGGTGATTATTCCGTGGATTCCAAGTTAGCTCTAACAGGTAATTTTAGGGATCGTAATTAACAATTTTGATTCACAATTGTGGCGACATGGAAGGCCGATAGACCCGAAGACGGAAGACCTCATTATCGGAGCCTACCCATTTTTGAATCCGTTGAATTAATGCGTTCTTCTCAATTCCCATTATTCCCAACCCACAGCAATTCACGATTGTGGCGACATGGAAGGAAACGGAAATGGAAACAAGTTAAGGCAAAGTTTAAGGGTTTGCGAAAACCAGAATTCGGTTGAAATGGCGGGTCAACGTAAAAAGGTATCACCTGATTCTTGTAATTATAGCGTCATCATATTAGCATTGGCGTCTCCCTCTTCTTGTACCATTAATAATAGGGAATTTGATGTTGGTCGGGTTGTTTCGCCCTATTTCAGCaatttcaataataataataataggataaTTGAGCATATGAATCTGGTTAAGAAAGAGGATAACTTGATGGGGAAAGGGGATAGTATCAGCGTGGGTAGTCAGAATATAATTAGGAGAAGCAAGAGAGTCAGTGACAGTGACAGTGACACTGAGGGTAATGTGGAGACGATCGCAAATTCGGCCTTGACTGGTAAGCCAAGCAAGAAAAGGAGGAGAAAACATGTGGAGGTGGAAGAGGAGCTATATTCAAACATTGAGATAGACAAGGAGACAAAATATGTTTTGCCTCAAGGTAATATAAGTAAGAAAAGGGTAAATAATGTAGGCGGCCAATTGAGTCAAGTAGGCAAGAGTAAGGGAGGAATTTGTAGAGAGACCAATACTCCTGTTGTGGTGTCACTGCCGCCAATACATAATAAGGAGAAGCGTAAACACAAACAAAAACCAAGGAAAATTAACACTACTCACATGACTTGCAATGATGGCACTAGGGTTGTATCTCCGTATTTTGCAAACAAGGATAGTGGTCGTTCTGCAACTATGTATGATGGAAAGGAACAGAtaaaaaggaagaagaaaataaaGAATGTTGGAACTGAGCTAGCAGGTAATGAGCTTCAGAGGGAGGCATCTCATGTTATTTCATCAATACTTACTACTTCACCATATTTCCCAACAAAAGTAGCAAATGATTATGAAAAGTTGAAATCCACGAGTATGGAACAAAGGGGGAAGCACAAAGTGAAGAAGCAGAGGGAAAGTAAGGAAACAACAACTTGTCATGGAGACCAGGAAACAAATAAGGAACCAAAGAGGATAAAGAAAAGAAGAGTGCGTAATGAATGTTCAATGGAGGGCAAAGATCAGAACCCCAATAATTCTTGCATAGGCTCTCAAGCTCCGGTCTCTTCAGATTTTGGTATTGAAGTTGAAAATGTGGCAGGGTTTGAGGAATTTTCGAGGAAAGTGATTCCTAATTTAGCCACCAGTGACGTACAACAAGTATTCTGTCAGAGAGACTGCAGAAATCAGATTAATGTAAATGGCAAATGTGTGGTCACTGACATGGAAAGCTATTCTGAGAGTCATACGAAACATGAGGAGGCTACTTCTCCATGCTCTACAAATGCAAGGAGGAAGAGGGTGAAATGCACGAAGCTTGACAAGGCTAAAAATGATCATGTTTTACCTAGTGATAACATGACACATCGAAGCACCGTCAACACTTCAAAGAAAAAGCACAAGAAGACATCATCATTTGAACCATCTGTAATGGAAAGCagaaaagaagatgttcttaatgACGTAAGCAGCCCACATGCTTTGGCTACCGTGAATGTGTCTCCTTACTTTCAGAAGTTGTCAGTGAATGAAGAGAATGAGGATAATCGAGATGAACCCATTTCTAAAAAGCGTTCTAAAAAGAAGGCTGATAAAGCTTCACTGAAAGCATTTGACGAGCTTCTCTCAAAATATGTGTACAAGGGCGACTCTATCAATGGATGTGAGGAGGATGTTGACAAAGATGGAGAGAATGAGGAAGTGACGGGAAAATCGGATAGGAAGAAGAAGCAGCAGCGAGGAATTGCAAAGACCACTCTTACTCGTCAAGAGAAGTTTGCTGAGGCTTACAGGAGAAAAGCCCCAGACAACACTTGGAAGCCACCTATCTCTCCTTATAATCTTTTGCAGGAGGAGCATGCTCATGATCCTTGGAGGGTCTTGGTGATCTGTATGCTTCTAAATATCACTACTGGCCCTCAGGTATGTGAGTATACTTGCTTAATCAGTGATGAGTGGCTTTATTGTCTTTTTACATTTTCTTCATATATGACATCTCATCCCTGAAATAGTAGCACCATGACTTTCGATTTTGTAAACTATGGCTTTCATCGACTGGTTTGACTGGTTTGATGTCAACTCCCAAATGttggggctgttttttttttttttaaacagaaCTATTCCAACATTTCTAGTTTGTATGCTTTACCTTACCCTTCTATGAATTCATTTGGATGTTTATTTTGTAATGTTTGTCATGTAATAAATAGAATGTCAACTCACTTGAAACTGTTCACCTTCCTTCTGGCTTACAACTAAGGCAGTGTATGTCAACGTCTTTgggatttcaattttgtaatttCCTGTTATTTATCTGAATTTACTGCATTAGCAATTTTAAATTCGGTGAAATTGTGTATAAAGAATCAAAAAAATTTGATGGTATATTGTGGTTGTGGTTATGCATTGTCTGTTGAGTGTGGCATAACTGATACTACGAAGAAATTAAGCTTTGGACCAAAGATTTACGAGACATATAACTTCTGATTTTTCGTTGAGTAATTATGGTTTGCCGATTAATTTCCTGGAATACCTATGAAACCATGGCCCTGGATTCTGTGTTGAGAATTGAGATCTATTTTTGTCAAGATTAGCGTCATATAGAATCATGGTGGTTGGCTTGTGAATGGTGTCCCTGAAAAGAGTGTGGAGAATATTTTGTAGAGTACTTTGGTATGATATTGATAGAAGTTTGTAACTAAGATCTGCTTTTCTTTGGCTTTGGAATCTGTTCATCTGGTCACACTAGTCTGTCAAGTTAAATTCAGTATAAATACTACCACATCCAATACGGAAGACACTCATAATAGTGTGTTTCTTATAAAACTTTTTAAGAAGCATCATCATGATAGAATACACTTGAACCGATTCGCAATTCGCTGGGATTTCCCCAACCCTAGTTAGGATGGTAGTACAGAGATTCTAGGTGATATGAAAAGAACGATTGCCTTCTCATCATGTCCCTGCCATTGCGACAACTTATTGAAAATTGTTATCATATTAATTATCGGGTAAAACAGTTTTTGCACTTGTATTACTGGCAATCTTCATAGATATATGCGTGGCTTTTTCTTATGGCCGTGATCTGTGTTACTCAGACACGCCGACACGTGTCGGTGCCCGACACGTGTCGGCGTGTTGGACACGGTTATTTGGCTTGAATTTTCCTgttttgtggtctaaattgaagtgtcgTGTCGTGTCGAACACCGACACGTGTCTGACACGCGACACGGCAACTAAGTGAAGTGTCAGAGTAACATAGGCCGTGATATGTTAAGATGGTTAT contains the following coding sequences:
- the LOC141653706 gene encoding uncharacterized protein LOC141653706 isoform X1 — protein: MEGNGNGNKLRQSLRVCENQNSVEMAGQRKKVSPDSCNYSVIILALASPSSCTINNREFDVGRVVSPYFSNFNNNNNRIIEHMNLVKKEDNLMGKGDSISVGSQNIIRRSKRVSDSDSDTEGNVETIANSALTGKPSKKRRRKHVEVEEELYSNIEIDKETKYVLPQGNISKKRVNNVGGQLSQVGKSKGGICRETNTPVVVSLPPIHNKEKRKHKQKPRKINTTHMTCNDGTRVVSPYFANKDSGRSATMYDGKEQIKRKKKIKNVGTELAGNELQREASHVISSILTTSPYFPTKVANDYEKLKSTSMEQRGKHKVKKQRESKETTTCHGDQETNKEPKRIKKRRVRNECSMEGKDQNPNNSCIGSQAPVSSDFGIEVENVAGFEEFSRKVIPNLATSDVQQVFCQRDCRNQINVNGKCVVTDMESYSESHTKHEEATSPCSTNARRKRVKCTKLDKAKNDHVLPSDNMTHRSTVNTSKKKHKKTSSFEPSVMESRKEDVLNDVSSPHALATVNVSPYFQKLSVNEENEDNRDEPISKKRSKKKADKASLKAFDELLSKYVYKGDSINGCEEDVDKDGENEEVTGKSDRKKKQQRGIAKTTLTRQEKFAEAYRRKAPDNTWKPPISPYNLLQEEHAHDPWRVLVICMLLNITTGPQVRRVLASFFQLCPNAEAALNTNEIEIAIKIASLGLHRKRAAMIRRFSKEYLSDDWTHVTQLHGIGKYAADAYAIFCTGMWDMITPTDHMLNYYWKFLQQRNHRGKEFRKYL
- the LOC141653706 gene encoding uncharacterized protein LOC141653706 isoform X2, whose amino-acid sequence is MNLVKKEDNLMGKGDSISVGSQNIIRRSKRVSDSDSDTEGNVETIANSALTGKPSKKRRRKHVEVEEELYSNIEIDKETKYVLPQGNISKKRVNNVGGQLSQVGKSKGGICRETNTPVVVSLPPIHNKEKRKHKQKPRKINTTHMTCNDGTRVVSPYFANKDSGRSATMYDGKEQIKRKKKIKNVGTELAGNELQREASHVISSILTTSPYFPTKVANDYEKLKSTSMEQRGKHKVKKQRESKETTTCHGDQETNKEPKRIKKRRVRNECSMEGKDQNPNNSCIGSQAPVSSDFGIEVENVAGFEEFSRKVIPNLATSDVQQVFCQRDCRNQINVNGKCVVTDMESYSESHTKHEEATSPCSTNARRKRVKCTKLDKAKNDHVLPSDNMTHRSTVNTSKKKHKKTSSFEPSVMESRKEDVLNDVSSPHALATVNVSPYFQKLSVNEENEDNRDEPISKKRSKKKADKASLKAFDELLSKYVYKGDSINGCEEDVDKDGENEEVTGKSDRKKKQQRGIAKTTLTRQEKFAEAYRRKAPDNTWKPPISPYNLLQEEHAHDPWRVLVICMLLNITTGPQVRRVLASFFQLCPNAEAALNTNEIEIAIKIASLGLHRKRAAMIRRFSKEYLSDDWTHVTQLHGIGKYAADAYAIFCTGMWDMITPTDHMLNYYWKFLQQRNHRGKEFRKYL